The following are from one region of the Carassius gibelio isolate Cgi1373 ecotype wild population from Czech Republic chromosome A13, carGib1.2-hapl.c, whole genome shotgun sequence genome:
- the LOC128026427 gene encoding tubulin--tyrosine ligase-like isoform X1 — MCSPMYTFVLRDDNSTVYAEVAKILISTGKWKRLKKDNPRFNLMLGERNRLPFGRLGHEPGLMQLVNYYRGADKLCRKASLVKIIKTSPELKDSCNWFPESYIIYPTNLNTPVAPASNGIGHMKSNPKTDEREVFLASYNSRKESGEGTVWIAKSSAGAKGAGILISHDANELLEFIDNQGQVHVIQKYLEKPLLLEPGHRKFDIRSWVLVDHQYNIYLYREGVLRTSSEPYNSSDLQDMTSHLTNHCIQEEHSQNYGRYEEGNEMFFDEFRQYLLSTHSVAMETSILPQIKHIIRSCLTCIEPAISTKHLSYQSFQLFGFDFMLDESFKVWLIEINGAPACAQKLYPELCQGIVDVAISTVFSLSADAILSSPPFSTSPSLSSNSCSSPKIRAPHHFGPFIKL, encoded by the exons ATGTGTTCACCGATGTACACGTTTGTTTTGAGAGATGACAACAGTACTGTGTATGCCGAGGTCGCCAAGATCCTCATCTCTACTGGGAAATGGAAACGACTGAAGAAGGACAATCCTCGGTTCAATTTAATGTTGGGAGAGAGAAATCGGCTGCCTTTCGGACGGCTGG GTCACGAACCAGGACTGATGCAGCTGGTGAATTATTACAGAGGAGCTGATAAACTGTGTCGCAAAGCATCCCTGGTCAA GATTATCAAGACCAGTCCAGAGTTAAAGGACTCCTGTAACTGGTTCCCTGAGTCTTACATCATATACCCAACCAACCTCAACACCCCAGTGGCCCCGGCCTCCAATGGCATCGGCCACATGAAGAGCAACCCAAAGACAGATGAGCGAGAGGTCTTCTTAGCTTCTTATAACTCCAGAAAGGAAAGCGGAGAGGGAACGGTGTGGATCGCCAAATCATCAGCAGGTGCAAAAG GTGCAGGTATTTTGATATCTCATGATGCAAATGAGTTGCTTGAGTTCATCGATAATCAAGGCCAAGtgcatgtcattcagaaatatCTGGAAAAACCGCTGCTGTTAGAGCCGGGACATCGCAAATTTGATATAAG GAGTTGGGTGCTTGTAGACCATCAGTATAATATCTACTTGTACCGTGAAGGAGTGTTGAGGACGTCTTCTGAGCCCTACAACAGCTCGGATCTGCAGGACATGACCAGTCACCTGACCAATCACTGCATCCAGGAGGAGCACTCGCAGAACTACGGCCGCTACGAGGAGGGCAACGAGATGTTCTTTGATGAGTTCAGACAGTACCTGTTGAGCACACACagcgttgccatggaaacatcGATTTTACCTCAGATCAAGCATATCATCAG GAGCTGTCTGACATGCATCGAGCCAGCCATCAGCACGAAGCACCTGTCCTACCAGAGCTTCCAGCTCTTCGGCTTTGACTTCATGCTGGACGAGAGCTTTAAAGTCTGGCTAATTGAGATCAATGGGGCACCTGCCTGTGCACA GAAACTCTACCCTGAGCTGTGTCAAGGCATCGTGGATGTAGCCATCTCCACAGTCTTCTCTCTGAGTGCAGATGCCATCTTATCCTCACCTCCGTTCTCCACTTCTCCATCTCTGTCCTCCAACTCCTGCTCCTCCCCCAAGATCAGAGCGCCTCATCACTTCGGCCCATTCATCAAACTATAA
- the LOC128026427 gene encoding tubulin--tyrosine ligase-like isoform X2 codes for MLGERNRLPFGRLGHEPGLMQLVNYYRGADKLCRKASLVKIIKTSPELKDSCNWFPESYIIYPTNLNTPVAPASNGIGHMKSNPKTDEREVFLASYNSRKESGEGTVWIAKSSAGAKGAGILISHDANELLEFIDNQGQVHVIQKYLEKPLLLEPGHRKFDIRSWVLVDHQYNIYLYREGVLRTSSEPYNSSDLQDMTSHLTNHCIQEEHSQNYGRYEEGNEMFFDEFRQYLLSTHSVAMETSILPQIKHIIRSCLTCIEPAISTKHLSYQSFQLFGFDFMLDESFKVWLIEINGAPACAQKLYPELCQGIVDVAISTVFSLSADAILSSPPFSTSPSLSSNSCSSPKIRAPHHFGPFIKL; via the exons ATGTTGGGAGAGAGAAATCGGCTGCCTTTCGGACGGCTGG GTCACGAACCAGGACTGATGCAGCTGGTGAATTATTACAGAGGAGCTGATAAACTGTGTCGCAAAGCATCCCTGGTCAA GATTATCAAGACCAGTCCAGAGTTAAAGGACTCCTGTAACTGGTTCCCTGAGTCTTACATCATATACCCAACCAACCTCAACACCCCAGTGGCCCCGGCCTCCAATGGCATCGGCCACATGAAGAGCAACCCAAAGACAGATGAGCGAGAGGTCTTCTTAGCTTCTTATAACTCCAGAAAGGAAAGCGGAGAGGGAACGGTGTGGATCGCCAAATCATCAGCAGGTGCAAAAG GTGCAGGTATTTTGATATCTCATGATGCAAATGAGTTGCTTGAGTTCATCGATAATCAAGGCCAAGtgcatgtcattcagaaatatCTGGAAAAACCGCTGCTGTTAGAGCCGGGACATCGCAAATTTGATATAAG GAGTTGGGTGCTTGTAGACCATCAGTATAATATCTACTTGTACCGTGAAGGAGTGTTGAGGACGTCTTCTGAGCCCTACAACAGCTCGGATCTGCAGGACATGACCAGTCACCTGACCAATCACTGCATCCAGGAGGAGCACTCGCAGAACTACGGCCGCTACGAGGAGGGCAACGAGATGTTCTTTGATGAGTTCAGACAGTACCTGTTGAGCACACACagcgttgccatggaaacatcGATTTTACCTCAGATCAAGCATATCATCAG GAGCTGTCTGACATGCATCGAGCCAGCCATCAGCACGAAGCACCTGTCCTACCAGAGCTTCCAGCTCTTCGGCTTTGACTTCATGCTGGACGAGAGCTTTAAAGTCTGGCTAATTGAGATCAATGGGGCACCTGCCTGTGCACA GAAACTCTACCCTGAGCTGTGTCAAGGCATCGTGGATGTAGCCATCTCCACAGTCTTCTCTCTGAGTGCAGATGCCATCTTATCCTCACCTCCGTTCTCCACTTCTCCATCTCTGTCCTCCAACTCCTGCTCCTCCCCCAAGATCAGAGCGCCTCATCACTTCGGCCCATTCATCAAACTATAA
- the LOC128026427 gene encoding tubulin--tyrosine ligase-like isoform X3: MQLVNYYRGADKLCRKASLVKIIKTSPELKDSCNWFPESYIIYPTNLNTPVAPASNGIGHMKSNPKTDEREVFLASYNSRKESGEGTVWIAKSSAGAKGAGILISHDANELLEFIDNQGQVHVIQKYLEKPLLLEPGHRKFDIRSWVLVDHQYNIYLYREGVLRTSSEPYNSSDLQDMTSHLTNHCIQEEHSQNYGRYEEGNEMFFDEFRQYLLSTHSVAMETSILPQIKHIIRSCLTCIEPAISTKHLSYQSFQLFGFDFMLDESFKVWLIEINGAPACAQKLYPELCQGIVDVAISTVFSLSADAILSSPPFSTSPSLSSNSCSSPKIRAPHHFGPFIKL, translated from the exons ATGCAGCTGGTGAATTATTACAGAGGAGCTGATAAACTGTGTCGCAAAGCATCCCTGGTCAA GATTATCAAGACCAGTCCAGAGTTAAAGGACTCCTGTAACTGGTTCCCTGAGTCTTACATCATATACCCAACCAACCTCAACACCCCAGTGGCCCCGGCCTCCAATGGCATCGGCCACATGAAGAGCAACCCAAAGACAGATGAGCGAGAGGTCTTCTTAGCTTCTTATAACTCCAGAAAGGAAAGCGGAGAGGGAACGGTGTGGATCGCCAAATCATCAGCAGGTGCAAAAG GTGCAGGTATTTTGATATCTCATGATGCAAATGAGTTGCTTGAGTTCATCGATAATCAAGGCCAAGtgcatgtcattcagaaatatCTGGAAAAACCGCTGCTGTTAGAGCCGGGACATCGCAAATTTGATATAAG GAGTTGGGTGCTTGTAGACCATCAGTATAATATCTACTTGTACCGTGAAGGAGTGTTGAGGACGTCTTCTGAGCCCTACAACAGCTCGGATCTGCAGGACATGACCAGTCACCTGACCAATCACTGCATCCAGGAGGAGCACTCGCAGAACTACGGCCGCTACGAGGAGGGCAACGAGATGTTCTTTGATGAGTTCAGACAGTACCTGTTGAGCACACACagcgttgccatggaaacatcGATTTTACCTCAGATCAAGCATATCATCAG GAGCTGTCTGACATGCATCGAGCCAGCCATCAGCACGAAGCACCTGTCCTACCAGAGCTTCCAGCTCTTCGGCTTTGACTTCATGCTGGACGAGAGCTTTAAAGTCTGGCTAATTGAGATCAATGGGGCACCTGCCTGTGCACA GAAACTCTACCCTGAGCTGTGTCAAGGCATCGTGGATGTAGCCATCTCCACAGTCTTCTCTCTGAGTGCAGATGCCATCTTATCCTCACCTCCGTTCTCCACTTCTCCATCTCTGTCCTCCAACTCCTGCTCCTCCCCCAAGATCAGAGCGCCTCATCACTTCGGCCCATTCATCAAACTATAA